Genomic segment of Oncorhynchus tshawytscha isolate Ot180627B linkage group LG13, Otsh_v2.0, whole genome shotgun sequence:
TTCATTTCTCTGACTCAGTAAGATGTTACTGTAATGATCCGcatacacacaccctgtctccctctcaccttAATGTCAGAGGAGTTGTTGGTGGCCAGGTAGATGCGAAAGGAGTAGGAGTTGTTCAGAGCCAGTTCCTTATACACCAGGACCACCCCGTGGTGCTCTACAGGCTTGCTGCTCTGGACAATGGGCCCCACCGGGGACAGGGACGATACACGCCACTTTACATGGCTGCCAGAGTGGTCTACCGAGGGCTCGATCACCGGACAGCTGTCCTTCATATGCAGGACACTAAAGGTCATTTCACTGTCGGGGTCAGCGAGGCAGAGGAAGTGAGGGAACTGGATGGAGGTGAGGATGGATGAGGGGCTGTTGACACAGTCCACGTTGAAGATGGGCCCAGCGAACCTCCAGGAGTCCCTGAGGAACATGCCAAACTTGGACCAGGACAGGACCGAGTAGCGGATCAGGACTCTCTCTGACACCTCAAACACCAGGCCGGTGACGGAGCACTCatatgtcccctctccctccagctgcACCctgacacacagaacacagagatatGGACAGACTCATACCAGTCAGAAAGACACTCAGCAGGAGAGGCATTAGTGGTTTGGGGATTTTCTTATTTATTAaaaaagagaggtagagatactaaGTAAGCAAGAGAGTAAGAGATTTGGAGAtggagaaaaaaagagggagagagagaaggagagtctgagtgagaaagagagagaaggaacgagGCTACAGGTAGAAGAGCTACTCACTGTAGGCGTCCTTTAGAGATCCTCCTGGGAGTAACCAGTTCATTGCCTTGACTCTGAGAAACAGACATGGTACTAAGATTGGCCCCTGTTCCTCTAGTGAGTCTACAGccatactgtatgtctctgaAGCTTTATTACACAACTATCGTTCAATTCCACAATCAAACAAATGTACTTACCTGCTGGACAGCCTTGCATTTTTCACAGCATGGCTTGGGGGGAACATCTGACAAAGGAGAGGCCAAAAGTCAAACTAGGCACTCCCTCTTGGGAGTACTCTACCTCTCAGACTATGATTTGCCGACACATTTTCATAGACCTATGAATGCACCCAGATATCCTCTCTCTAGCCTTTCAACCATTACAATCTCCTTTGTCTAGGATAGCTCGACATTTTGTGGAAAAAGCTAAACATTTGGTAGTAGAATGATTTGTGTCAAACTGAGGATACCTTTAGCAAGGGAAACCTCTGCATCAGGTTGAGGAGCCGACTCTGACTCTGTGGAGAGACAAGGTACACCTCATGAAGGAAGTTGGAGGAGAGGAGCAATCATTCTACTCAGGACATTCTGAGGTGAAAGAGGCTATTCATCTGTATTTCAGAGGCAGGATAAGGCAGATATAGGCATTGTGGCTGACGTTTTAGTTCCCACTCACCATTACAGGAACCCTCAACGTCAGGCTCCTCGGATTCTACTGGGACAAGCCAAGAAATAATACAATTATTTCTAAAAagatcctaactgactgagtaaaGACACAAGCCAGGTGCTGGAGTGACCGTGTATCATCACAGATTGTAAATGATTTTGATGAAGCTCACAGAACAAGGCCTGTGTTTTTCTCACCTCCTTCTTTCTCAGCAAAGCCGTCTGttgaaagacaaagagagagaacgttATGTTAGAGGGTGGGATAAAGCCTGAAGATTCATACTGTGATGGAGAGTTTTTGATCTCTAGCAGCCGCTCACCagaatcctcctcctcctcctcttcttcagaaCTCTCCTCTGTAGATGTCCCTGCATTGTCTGCCAGAAAAATCCATAGGACATGGAGGGATGAACTTTGAAAACGTTTCTCATTCTAAGTGTACTTTCAAATAAAGAGGGTTGAGGGAAATTGATTGGTAGTTCAAACATGACTTGAGAGGGGGTCTATATGCCTATATGCAGCTCAGAGACCATTAGAGTTCTGTTTGAGTAGTGTTCACAGGGGGGGTGGGCAGTTTCTCTTTGAGGGAAATCTCACTCTATACGAGGAAAATACAAACATACTGCAAAGGTGTGTCCACCTGAGCCACTGTTATCATTTTCAGTCAGATTATCTGTAACAACTGAACTTTTAGTAGAGATGTCTTGGGTAAGGGGTTAATATGGAATTAAGAaatctcttctctccatctttccaccCCACTTTACCCATAATGCAGAGAGGTTTACAGTaacctggggcagcaggtagcctagtggttaagagagttGGGCTTGGAAAAAAAGTTCTCTGTATGggatccctgagctgacatggtaaaaattaGTCGTTCTGctactgaacaaggcagttggcctaccggggaacagtgggttgtcattgtaaataagaatttgttctcaactgacttggctagctaaataaaacatttaaaaacctCAGGGGACTGGCCCTCTGTGGGACCTGCCCCAAACAACTCCAGCCCATCCCCAGAGAGTTTTCTGAAGGTTCTCTACTCATGTCTACCCTAAGCCTATTACTAAGAAATGGCAGAAAAATAATACCATACATTATCGATTTGTAGTCTTTTATTTACGGTCTGACTGAGCATGATCTAAATGTAGCACTTCTGTTGTCAAACTGTGACGAAGTTCATTCTGATGAGCTCATCAGTGTATACCGTATATCTTCACTCACATCACACCACATCACTCATCTGAAACTTCCACAACTGATTCCTCACTAATGTAGATGAACGCAAACtggatacagtatgtatatgagCGTATTGTAATTCGGTGATATGTCTGTGCTTTTTCTATGTATAGGGCTGAGGGCCCCTGTGTCGGGGCTGTAACGTTACAGAAGCTGATATTCTCATTCAGAAATTCAGAATGACTTACAAATTGTATGATTCATACTGTAAGTGCATCTAAAGTAGGGCTGTGATGATTGTGTAATGATTAATTGCCATGCAAATGGTCACGATTATTGTTATGATTGTAATTTTTGTAGaatttgtatatattttgtaaTGCATCTTTGAAAATAATCTACGAGATACCTAAAGAATACAACACAGCTTTGGCGAGACAATTTCTCAAAAGTAAATGTTTTTGACTTCTTGGAACTTCTGAAAATTAAGCTTCTCCACCCAAATCATTGTAAAATGATTACAAACTTTTACACTCTTCATGTAAAAATGAAAACTGCTACTGGGTAAACTATATCTACTTGAAAATAAAGTTGAATTCCCCCCCCatcttaaaatgtatgtattcagaatatatattttttcacagtTATTATCCATAATTGTCCTAATCTAAAGTGAAACTATGGCCTACCTGGTAAGATAGAGTGAAGTGAACTGGTGCCCTGGTGTACAGACATGGCTAGCTCCAGGGGTATCTGTACCCAGCAGGAGTGAGTCTGGGTCAGGCCTTCTAGCTGAGAGCCTGGCATTGGCAGAGGGGAAGCTAATAGATGGAGCCAGTCCTCTCTGGGGCAGGGAGCCTCATCTCAGACTGAGAACCAGCcaggtctctctcgctctctctgctctacaaacgtccctctctcttgctcgttctccctccctctccccttatcTCCCCCCCCATCTCTGTACTCATATGCCTCCAATCGCTCTCTGCCTCATCTAACATCCACTCCGTCTACTCTCAGACAGCATGCTTTATCAGCCCAAtgtacatctcacacacacacacacacacacacagattgtttTTACTGGTGTTGACTGCCATCTGCTGGTCTAATTAAAGATCACATTAATTCAGAACTTTTTGCCACatgagacaaaacaaaacatttcatgCACAATCAAACAAAGAGCGAACGGTGCTTACCCTTCTGGTCAGGCGCAGGGATGTCTCCATCGCTGTTGGTTAAAAGAGATAGGAAATGATAAGGGCATCCCAAGACGTTATCAAAATGGAGTTAAGAGAATACAACTTCAGTTTATGGACCAGTGGGGGAGGGGATTATGGGTGTGGAGAAGAGGGGGTGGAGCTGAACTGTCCAGCTGCAGACCCATCTCTGTCTTCACTTCCGCTCTCTGATGTACACACAAACGCTCATTTAACTGAGGCACAAAAACAGGAAGTGGAGGAGCTGCCAAAATCTCACGTTCATGACATCAGCCCATCCTCCAGTGTGGTGTGGAACCCCCACCCCATACATACTGACCCAGTTTTACACACTAGTGTTGGACGGCTGGTACTGCAAACACATGGAAAGGTACTGGCTGATAATAGTGCTTGTGATTATAAACCATAAGTTCTTAAAGAGACAGTATCAGAGAACATCAAAAGTTGATCTAACATCAAGACACAAAGGGAAGGGTTTTGCAGTTAGCAGTGTTACAGGtttataaaaaaaacataataatGTGCATCATCCAGAGGATGTCTCTCAGCCTCAGACAAAGCGTGCCGCTTGGTGATTCAGTCTGACTTGTGTGAACAAGTTCAGCACGCACAGAGAACTAGGTCaacagtatttattttttattttactccaTTGTAAAAATACTGCGCTCTAGGTGATCAAAAGATAGAGTTGACTCAAGTGTAGTCTTTAGTCCTTTACCACAGAGGAGATTAGGAATACAGGAGAAACACTCTACTGAGTTGGCATGTGTTTACAACCTCTGTGATAATAAGAAAGTAATTAATCATGATAACTGTGCATGGTACCTGCAGATAAGGTCCTGAAATAATGATTGAATTGTGACAAATTCATAGGCTATTTCTAGTTCTGTGTCGTAAATATTGTCACTCTTTTAGATTGAATGAAACGTGATAAGCTAGTGGTCCTCATCCTCATTGTCCTCAGACAGGAGTACAGGAAAGACTGTTTACTTTTCCAAGGTCAATGTTCGACACAGCCAACAGGTTTCtgtatcacaacacaactgttatACATTTCCATGGCAGTCATATTCCCACATGTACTCTGCCCGTGACAGAAGTCAcgcactgatctgtttcacctgtctttgtgattgtctccacccacctccaggtgttgcccGTTTTCCACATTATTCCCAGggtatttattcctgtgttctctgtctgttgtcaGTTCACCTTGTTttgtcaaccagtgtgtttttccatgctcctgctttttccttgtctctgtttttctagtcctcctggttttgaccttttgcctgccctgaccttgaaccTGCCTGCATCCCTGTACCGTTTGGAACTCTGACCTGGTTATGAACTTTcgcctgtcctcgacctgccccatgttgtttaataaatatcagagacttacaccatctgcctcctgtgtctgcatttgggtctcgcacGGTGTTATACTTTCagcctctatccatctctctgtaaATTCTTTCTATTTATTTCTCTTTGCCCTCTTGTCAACCCTGGCCTCTCACCATCTCTTACTTCTCTCCCACCCATACAAAACCAAACCCTCCccttcctttcttctctctctcaccccttctctctctcgctgtgtctctgtggtgtgatAAAGCCACAGTTTTTGCATGTTTCCTACAGCCTTACATGAACACACTGAAAGCCTGTGAACAAGGGATAGGCAATCGTCAGTTAGTTCTAGTGCTATAGTTTTTGTCACAGCTCCAATTTAGCCTTGTGTACCTCAGTAGGTTAACATATCACACACCATCAGTCACAATATTAATGATACACTAAACTGTCAAGTATGAGGGTAAAACGTTATGCCTTCATGAGGGGTCATATATTCCGCAGATATTGTGCATTGTATAtttatgtatactgaacaaaattataaactcAACATTAACGattttactgatttacagttcatataaggaaatcagtcaatttaaataaatatatttaggcccacccacttgggagcaaggtccacccactggggaaacaggcccagccaatcaaaatgagttttcccccacaaaaggtctttattacaaacagaaatactcctccgtttcatcaactgtccgtgtggctggtctcagatgatcccgcaagTGAAGACGGCAGATGTGTAGCCAGCCCAGGACCatcacgtggtctgcagttgtgaggccgcaTTACCAAATTCTCTACAACAACTTATgttaaaga
This window contains:
- the LOC112265421 gene encoding NACHT, LRR and PYD domains-containing protein 1a allele 5 isoform X4, producing the protein MKDNAGTSTEESSEEEEEEEDSDGFAEKEGESEEPDVEGSCNESESAPQPDAEVSLAKDVPPKPCCEKCKAVQQSQGNELVTPRRISKGRLQVQLEGEGTYECSVTGLVFEVSERVLIRYSVLSWSKFGMFLRDSWRFAGPIFNVDCVNSPSSILTSIQFPHFLCLADPDSEMTFSVLHMKDSCPVIEPSVDHSGSHVKWRVSSLSPVGPIVQSSKPVEHHGVVLVYKELALNNSYSFRIYLATNNSSDIKDIWKEVRCANKRYLKVEKPPTCKLDEKRYRLMSEPEGDISPADLPFTLAVTKLKGYFEVFFEQPPPFKVSLVETESDKTVWSATIREGDCVDNTVEKPRKLTNNRKRSTSTSEEELPKKRRRCADESDGVRTVQVPDVSSKQLMQVAKLQGKEWKQVAIGCLDLSSKELDDIQASEEDVDMQRFKALERWKTGRPNGQATVTHLLMSLQELDDLPSKVLKTLQDMIDNKAAE
- the LOC112265421 gene encoding uncharacterized protein LOC112265421 isoform X1 — its product is MMVARMASCGAACNLDEGDGDIPAPDQKDNAGTSTEESSEEEEEEEDSDGFAEKEGVESEEPDVEGSCNESESAPQPDAEVSLAKDVPPKPCCEKCKAVQQSQGNELVTPRRISKGRLQVQLEGEGTYECSVTGLVFEVSERVLIRYSVLSWSKFGMFLRDSWRFAGPIFNVDCVNSPSSILTSIQFPHFLCLADPDSEMTFSVLHMKDSCPVIEPSVDHSGSHVKWRVSSLSPVGPIVQSSKPVEHHGVVLVYKELALNNSYSFRIYLATNNSSDIKDIWKEVRCANKRYLKVEKPPTCKLDEKRYRLMSEPEGDISPADLPFTLAVTKLKGYFEVFFEQPPPFKVSLVETESDKTVWSATIREGDCVDNTVEKPRKLTNNRKRSTSTSEEELPKKRRRCADESDGVRTVQVPDVSSKQLMQVAKLQGKEWKQVAIGCLDLSSKELDDIQASEEDVDMQRFKALERWKTGRPNGQATVTHLLMSLQELDDLPSKVLKTLQDMIDNKAAE
- the LOC112265421 gene encoding NACHT, LRR and PYD domains-containing protein 1a allele 5 isoform X3, which translates into the protein MKDNAGTSTEESSEEEEEEEDSDGFAEKEGVESEEPDVEGSCNESESAPQPDAEVSLAKDVPPKPCCEKCKAVQQSQGNELVTPRRISKGRLQVQLEGEGTYECSVTGLVFEVSERVLIRYSVLSWSKFGMFLRDSWRFAGPIFNVDCVNSPSSILTSIQFPHFLCLADPDSEMTFSVLHMKDSCPVIEPSVDHSGSHVKWRVSSLSPVGPIVQSSKPVEHHGVVLVYKELALNNSYSFRIYLATNNSSDIKDIWKEVRCANKRYLKVEKPPTCKLDEKRYRLMSEPEGDISPADLPFTLAVTKLKGYFEVFFEQPPPFKVSLVETESDKTVWSATIREGDCVDNTVEKPRKLTNNRKRSTSTSEEELPKKRRRCADESDGVRTVQVPDVSSKQLMQVAKLQGKEWKQVAIGCLDLSSKELDDIQASEEDVDMQRFKALERWKTGRPNGQATVTHLLMSLQELDDLPSKVLKTLQDMIDNKAAE
- the LOC112265421 gene encoding uncharacterized protein LOC112265421 isoform X2, with product MMVARMASCGAACNLDEGDGDIPAPDQKDNAGTSTEESSEEEEEEEDSDGFAEKEGESEEPDVEGSCNESESAPQPDAEVSLAKDVPPKPCCEKCKAVQQSQGNELVTPRRISKGRLQVQLEGEGTYECSVTGLVFEVSERVLIRYSVLSWSKFGMFLRDSWRFAGPIFNVDCVNSPSSILTSIQFPHFLCLADPDSEMTFSVLHMKDSCPVIEPSVDHSGSHVKWRVSSLSPVGPIVQSSKPVEHHGVVLVYKELALNNSYSFRIYLATNNSSDIKDIWKEVRCANKRYLKVEKPPTCKLDEKRYRLMSEPEGDISPADLPFTLAVTKLKGYFEVFFEQPPPFKVSLVETESDKTVWSATIREGDCVDNTVEKPRKLTNNRKRSTSTSEEELPKKRRRCADESDGVRTVQVPDVSSKQLMQVAKLQGKEWKQVAIGCLDLSSKELDDIQASEEDVDMQRFKALERWKTGRPNGQATVTHLLMSLQELDDLPSKVLKTLQDMIDNKAAE